In Camelina sativa cultivar DH55 unplaced genomic scaffold, Cs unpScaffold00722, whole genome shotgun sequence, one genomic interval encodes:
- the LOC104773888 gene encoding zinc finger BED domain-containing protein RICESLEEPER 2-like — MEILEKSKVWGIDKKVFSITVDNAINNDTMQDMVKSQLTIRDDLLCGGEFFHVRCAAHVLNIIVQWVLDTIGDSLDKIRESIKFFQGSSHPEVLFAKCVENVGFNLKAGLLLDVKTRWNSTYKMLDRALKYRAAFGNLKVVDPKNYKFHPLEEEWHRLKQLSNFLEPFDVITNLISGSTYPTSDLYFMQVWKIQSWLTMNKRNQDAVIREMIVPMKERFDKYWAEVSDTFAMAVFDPRLKLNLQNSDFLAFRKSTVVVSGKSALDLYLEEPALEMNGLESLDILRYWKENSSWFGDLASMDRDLLSIPISTVAAESSFSIGNRVLNKYRSRLPPKNVQALICCRNWLKGFESYEGEEDEVFDGEVETKAANQEED; from the exons ATGGAGATTCTTGAGAAATCAAAGGTTTGGGGGATTGATAAGAAAGTTTTCTCCATCACAGTAGACAATGCTATTAACAATGATACAATGCAGGACATGGTCAAATCTCAGCTTACGATCAGAGATGATTTGTTGTGTGGAGGAGAGTTTTTCCATGTTAGATGCGCAGCACACGTTCTTAATATCATTGTTCAATGGGTGCTGGACACAATTGGTGATTCATTAGATAAGATTAGGGAAAGTATCAAGTTCTTTCAAGGATCTTCACATCCTGAGGTGTTATTTGCAAAGTGTGTTGAGAATGTTGGTTTCAATCTGAAGGCTGGTTTGCTGTTGGATGTTAAAACAAGATGGAACTCTACATACAAAATGCTTGACAGGGCTCTCAAGTATCGAGCTGCATTTGGTAATCTGAAAGTTGTAGATCCCAAAAACTACAAGTTTCACCCATTAGAAGAGGAATGGCATCGATTGAAGCAACTAAGTAATTTTTTAGAGCCTTTTGATGTGATCACTAATCTTATCTCAGGTTCTACATATCCAACTTCTGACTTATACTTTATGCAAGTTTGGAAGATCCAAAGCTGGCTGACAATGAATAAGAGGAACCAAGATGCAGTAATCAGAGAAATGATTGTGCCAATGAAGGAGAGGTTTGATAAGTACTGGGCAGAAGTTAGTGATACTTTTGCAATGGCTGTGTTTGATCCGAGGTTGAAGCTGAACTTGCAGAATTCT GATTTCTTGGCCTTTCGTAAATCAACTGTGGTTGTCAGTGGGAAGTCAGCTTTGGATTTGTACCTTGAGGAACCTGCATTGGAAATGAATGGTCTTGAGAGTTTGGACATTCTTAGATATTGGAAAGAAAACTCTTCATGGTTTGGAGATTTGGCTTCCATGGACCGTGATCTTCTTAGCATTCCCATCTCGACTGTAGCTGCTGAATCTTCTTTCAGTATTGGTAATAGAGTTCTTAACAAATATAGAAGCCGCCTTCCACCAAAGAATGTTCAAGCATTAATCTGTTGTCGCAATTGGTTAAAGGGCTTTGAATCTTATGAAGGAG aagaagatgaagtatttGATGGTGAAGTTGAGACAAAAGCTGCCaaccaagaagaagattga